A region of Solea solea chromosome 7, fSolSol10.1, whole genome shotgun sequence DNA encodes the following proteins:
- the LOC131462298 gene encoding odorant receptor 131-2-like, with translation MNSNNTVFGPTLAQRHSKVIIVQVLVGIFLCINLLLIVTFFKNECLHTTARYILFAVTLLSDSFLFLVSDLLFIFAVFHITMWVSLCSVICIIMGLYLIVTPVTLTVMTLERYVAICMPLRHAELCSTRNTLHVILVIHGLSSVPYAVFLFTFFASTSLDFYYQYRMCYVEILIVYKWQDHVRSAVFQFYFLIMCLIIMLCYVKIMKVARTASEDDKISSKGLKTVTLHAFQLLLCLIQFWYPLIASSLIHIDFTDLQHVRFFSYIVFNLAPRCLSPLIYGLRDEMFFTAMKKCLSCGLCDRQ, from the coding sequence ATGAATTCAAACAACACAGTGTTTGGTCCGACTTTAGCACAGCGGCACAGTAAGGTCATTATCGTGCAGGTGCTGGTGGGGATTTTTCTCTGCATCAACTTGTTGCTGATCgtgaccttttttaaaaatgagtgtTTGCACACAACTGCTCGCTACATCCTCTTTGCTGTGACGTTACTGTCGGACAGTTTCTTGTTCTTAGTGTCCGACCTTCTTTTCATCTTTGCCGTTTTTCATATCACCATGTGGGTTTCGTTGTGCAGCGTCATCTGCATCATTATGGGCTTGTACCTCATCGTCACACCGGTAACTCTCACAGTGATGACGCTGGAGCGCTACGTGGCCATTTGTATGCCCCTACGTCACGCAGAGCTGTGCTCCACACGCAACACTCTACACGTCATCCTCGTCATTCACGGCCTCAGCTCTGTGCCCTATGCCGTCTTTCTTTTCACCTTCTTTGCTTCAACATCTCTTGACTTTTACTATCAATACAGGATGTGCTATGTGGAGATTTTAATTGTGTATAAATGGCAGGATCACGTCAGGTCAGCTGTGTTTCAGTTCTACTTCCTCATCATGTGTCTCATCATCATGTTGTGCTACgttaaaataatgaaagtgGCCAGAACTGCGTCAGAAGATGATAAAATATCGAGCAAAGGACTCAAGACAGTGACTCTTCATGCTttccagctgctcctctgtctcatCCAGTTTTGGTATCCTTTAATAGCGTCCAGTCTAATTCATATTGATTTCACTGACTTACAACATGTCCGGTTCTTCAGCTACATAGTGTTTAATCTTGCACCGCGGTGTCTTAGTCCTCTCATTTATGGCCTCAGGGATGAAATGTTTTTCACTGCAATGAAAAAATGCCTCTCCTGTGGCTTGTGTgacagacaataa
- the LOC131462299 gene encoding odorant receptor 131-2-like, with protein sequence MNSNNSVFGQTLAQVHSKFIIVQVLVVIFLCVNLLLIVTFFKNECFYTTTRYILFAVTLLSDSFLFLASNFIFIFNIFRVTMQVSLCSVSCIIVGLYLIVTPVTLTAMTLERYVAICMPLRHAELCSTHSSVHVILVIHGLSSVPYAVIFITFFASASLDFYYQYRTCSVEIFFLYKWQDHVKSAVFQLYFLIMCLIIMLCYIKIMNVARTASGDDKISSRKGLRTVTLHAFQLLLCLIQFWYPLITSSLIHIDFTDLQHVRFFCYIMFTLAPRCLSPLIYGLRDEMFLHALKKCLSCGLYETK encoded by the coding sequence ATGAATTCAAACAACTCAGTGTTTGGTCAGACTTTAGCGCAGGTGCACAGTAAGTTCATTATCGTGCAGGTTCTGGTGGTGATTTTTCTCTGCGTCAACTTGTTGCTGATCGTGACcttctttaaaaatgaatgtttctACACAACTACTCGCTACATCCTCTTTGCTGTGACGTTACTGTCGGACAGTTTCCTGTTCTTAGCGTCcaactttattttcatctttaacATTTTCCGAGTCACCATGCAGGTTTCGTTGTGCAGCGTCAGCTGCATCATTGTGGGCTTGTACCTCATCGTCACACCGGTGACTCTCACAGCGATGACGCTGGAGCGCTACGTGGCCATTTGTATGCCCCTACGTCACGCTGAGCTGTGctccacacacagcagtgtaCACGTCATCCTTGTCATTCACGGACTCAGCTCTGTGCCCTATGCCGTCATTTTTATCACCTTCTTTGCTTCGGCATCTCTTGACTTTTACTATCAATATAGGACATGCTCTGtggagattttctttttgtataaATGGCAGGATCACGTCAAGTCAGCTGTGTTTCAGTTGTACTTCCTCATCATGTGTCTCATTATCATGTTGTGctacattaaaataatgaacGTGGCCAGAACTGCATCAGGAGATGATAAAATATCCTCCAGGAAAGGACTCAGGACGGTGACTCTTCATGCTttccagctgctcctctgtctcatCCAGTTTTGGTATCCTTTAATAACGTCCAGTCTAATTCATATTGATTTCACTGACTTACAACATGTCCGTTTTTTTTGCTACATAATGTTTACTCTTGCACCGCGGTGTCTTAGTCCTCTCATTTATGGCCTCAGGGATGAAATGTTTCTCCATGCACTGAAAAAATGCCTCTCATGTGGCTTGTATGAAACAAAATGA
- the LOC131462300 gene encoding odorant receptor 131-2-like, which translates to MNSNNTVFGPTLAQRHSKVIIVQVLVVIFLCINLLLIVTFFKNECFHTTARYILFAVTLLSDSFLFLVSDLLFIFAVFQITMWVSLCSIICISVLLYLIVTPVTLTAMTLERYVAICMPLHHAELCSTRNTLHVILVIHGLSSVPYAVFLFTFFASASFDFYYQYTLCSVEILIVYKWQDHVRSAVFQFYFLIMCLIIMLCYVKIMKVARTASEDDKISSKGLKTVTLHAFQLLLCLIQFWYPLITSSLIHIDFTDLQHVRFFSYIVFNLAPRCLSPLIYGLRDEMFFTAMKKCLSCGLCDRQ; encoded by the coding sequence ATGAATTCAAACAACACAGTGTTTGGTCCGACTTTAGCACAGCGGCACAGTAAGGTCATTATCGTGCAGGTGCTGGTGGTGATTTTTCTCTGCATCAACTTGTTGCTGATCgtgaccttttttaaaaatgagtgtTTCCACACAACTGCTCGCTACATCCTCTTTGCTGTGACGTTACTGTCGGATAGTTTCTTGTTCTTAGTGTCCGACCTTCTTTTCATCTTTGCCGTTTTTCAAATCACCATGTGGGTTTCGTTGTGCAGCATCATCTGCATCAGTGTACTCTTGTACCTCATCGTCACACCAGTGACTCTCACAGCGATGACCCTGGAGCGCTACGTGGCCATTTGTATGCCCCTACATCACGCAGAGCTGTGTTCCACACGCAACACTCTACACGTCATCCTCGTCATTCACGGCCTCAGCTCTGTGCCCTATGCTGTCTTTCTTTTCACCTTCTTTGCTTCAGCATCTTTTGACTTTTACTATCAATACACGTTATGCTCTGTGGAGATTTTAATTGTGTATAAATGGCAGGATCACGTCAGGTCAGCTGTGTTTCAGTTCTACTTCCTCATCATGTGTCTCATTATCATGTTGTGCTACgttaaaataatgaaagtgGCCAGAACTGCGTCAGAAGATGATAAAATATCGAGCAAAGGACTCAAGACAGTGACTCTTCATGCTttccagctgctcctctgtctaaTCCAGTTTTGGTATCCTTTAATAACGTCCAGTCTAATTCATATTGATTTCACTGACTTACAACATGTCCGGTTCTTCAGCTACATAGTGTTTAATCTTGCACCGCGGTGTCTTAGTCCTCTCATTTATGGCCTCAGGGATGAAATGTTTTTCACTGCAATGAAAAAATGCCTCTCCTGTGGCTTGTGTgacagacaataa
- the LOC131462297 gene encoding odorant receptor 131-2-like: MNSNNSVFGQTLAQLHSKFIIVQVLVVIFLCINLLLIVTFFKNECFYTTARYILFAVTLLSDSFLFLVSDLLFIFAVFRVTMWVSLCGVICISVLLYLIVTPVTLTAMTLERYVAICMPLRHAELCSTRNTLHVILVIHGLSSVPYAVFLFTFFASASLAFYYQYRICSVEILIVFKWQDHIRSAVFQFYFLIMCLIIMLCYVKIMKVARTASEDDKISSKGLKTVALHAFQLLLCLIQFWYPLIASTLIYTNFNAFDHVRFFSYIVFNLAPRCLSPLIYGLRDEMFFTALKKFLSCGLCDRK; encoded by the coding sequence TCTCTGCATCAACTTGTTGCTGATCGTGACCTTCTTTAAAAACGAGTGCTTCTACACAACTGCTCGCTACATCCTCTTTGCTGTGACGTTACTGTCGGACAGTTTCTTGTTCTTAGTGTCTGACCTTCTTTTCATCTTTGCCGTTTTTCGAGTCACCATGTGGGTTTCGTTGTGTGGCGTCATCTGCATCAGTGTGCTCTTGTACCTCATCGTCACACCAGTGACTCTCACAGCGATGACGCTGGAGCGCTATGTGGCCATTTGTATGCCCCTACGTCATGCGGAGCTGTGCTCCACGCGCAACACTCTACACGTCATCCTCGTCATTCACGGCCTCAGCTCTGTGCCCTATGCCGTCTTTCTTTTCACCTTCTTTGCTTCAGCATCTCTTGCGTTTTACTATCAATACAGGATATGCTCTGTggagattttaattgtgtttaaatggCAGGATCACATCAGGTCAGCTGTGTTTCAGTTCTACTTCCTCATCATGTGTCTCATCATCATGTTGTGCTACgttaaaataatgaaagtgGCCAGAACTGCGTCAGAAGATGATAAAATATCGAGCAAAGGACTCAAGACGGTAGCTCTTCATGCtttccagctgctgctctgtctcaTCCAGTTTTGGTATCCTTTAATAGCGTCCACTCTGATTTATACTAATTTCAACGCCTTTGATCACGTCCGGTTTTTCAGCTACATAGTGTTTAATCTTGCACCACGGTGTCTTAGTCCTCTCATTTATGGCCTCAGGGATGAAATGTTTTTCACTGCACTGAAAAAATTCCTCTCCTGTGGCttgtgtgacagaaaataa